In the genome of Metabacillus litoralis, the window AATAAAACTTTAACAACATCTCCTAAGAATTTTACTGTAATAAAATAACAGAAGTGCATATAAGGAATTGACAAAATAAAGATGAGAAAAAAATTAATTATCCTATTTTTCCCGATGCTTATGTTTTTAGTGACAATAGCATGCTCTACAAATCAAGATAGCAAAAATCTTGTTTCTGCTAAAGTGGTAAATGTCGTAGACGGAGATACATTAAACGTTATGATTAGCGGTAAAGAAGAAACAATACGATTACTATTAGTAGATACTCCGGAGACGGTTCACCCTACTAAACCTGTTCAACCGTTTGGACTAGAGGCAAGTAACTATTTAAAAGAGCTATTAAATGGTAAAGATGTCCAGGTTGAAGTAGGAATAGGCGAACGTGATAAATATGGGAGGCTGTTGGGATATGTGTATATTGATAAACAAATGGTAAATAAGCTGCTTTTGCAAAAAGGTTTAGCGAGAGTGGCTTATGTGTTTGAACCTAATACAAAATATATTGATGAATTCAATTCGATTCAAAAGCAAGCTCAACAAAATGAAGTTGGAATTTGGAGTATTGAAAACTATGCAACAGATGAAGGTTTCCAGACAACACTAAATGAAGAACAAAACGAAATAAATCCAAATTTACAAGTGAATGAAGAGTGTACAATTAAAGGGAACATTAATTCAAAGGGGGAAAAAATCTTCCATACAGAACAATCCCCTTCATATGAATTGACAAAGCCAGAAGCAATGTTTTGTACAGAAGATGAAGCAAGAGCAGCAGGATATCGAGCGGTTAAAAGATAACACAAAAGGGATTCAATTTTTGAATCCCTTTTGTGTTATGTAGAATT includes:
- a CDS encoding thermonuclease family protein; its protein translation is MRKKLIILFFPMLMFLVTIACSTNQDSKNLVSAKVVNVVDGDTLNVMISGKEETIRLLLVDTPETVHPTKPVQPFGLEASNYLKELLNGKDVQVEVGIGERDKYGRLLGYVYIDKQMVNKLLLQKGLARVAYVFEPNTKYIDEFNSIQKQAQQNEVGIWSIENYATDEGFQTTLNEEQNEINPNLQVNEECTIKGNINSKGEKIFHTEQSPSYELTKPEAMFCTEDEARAAGYRAVKR